From Desulfatibacillum aliphaticivorans DSM 15576, a single genomic window includes:
- a CDS encoding methyl-accepting chemotaxis protein, producing the protein MKFGLRTKFLAPALIILTILLTLFGAVTYVKVKSVLKSQAKAQMLLQVESSSLNLAAWVHRAMFDVESWATEKVFREALPDTFIATAFRKQAQANLERITSKHAFYDIVVLTDAQGTPITASDAEKARQIKDLCQGILSGNDITEGRFSPVFKSSLTNSAALMLTVPVEQKGLKGYMFAQLNLAYFRENFMSKMKFGESGRAFLMESKGLIVSHQSHSNKLQMDFVIDIAKSDLGTKYAGQERGVYEHVLGADMDNSSGQDYITAICQVEGTDLATGLSAKASEIYAGANEVSVWVAGIGFLLLLAIGFSILILVQVFIITPINTVSKGLQDVAQGEGDLTRRLDVSSQDEVGDLASWFNKFMDKQQSMIREIMESAHSLATLTAQISTTASQFASSATEMGSSVSEISTTGEEVKETMRVSSEKAESVAQSAEDTEKVSQSGLSATAYNLDGMVRIKDEMQYIAESIVKLSEQTQNIAEIIDAVNELANQSNLLSVNASIEAAKAGEFGKGFAVVAQEVKSLADQSKQATEQVRNILQEIQNATSAAVMATERGSKAVDEGSHLSSEAEEAIRKLSLSTTESSKSSRLIAASAQQQLAGMEQLSQALESIKLASEQNVDSAKQLEESTIALNSLGSMLTEMAGKFKV; encoded by the coding sequence ATGAAGTTTGGCCTTCGCACGAAGTTCTTAGCGCCTGCGCTAATCATTCTGACAATTCTCCTGACCCTTTTCGGCGCCGTCACCTACGTCAAAGTCAAAAGCGTTTTAAAATCTCAAGCCAAGGCGCAAATGCTGCTGCAGGTGGAGTCTTCGTCGCTGAACCTGGCCGCATGGGTTCACCGGGCTATGTTTGACGTTGAGTCTTGGGCTACGGAAAAGGTATTCAGGGAGGCTCTGCCAGACACTTTCATCGCTACGGCATTCAGAAAACAGGCCCAGGCGAATCTGGAGAGGATTACATCCAAGCACGCTTTTTACGACATTGTGGTCCTCACGGACGCCCAGGGGACGCCCATAACAGCTTCCGACGCAGAAAAAGCCAGACAAATTAAGGATTTATGCCAAGGCATATTGTCCGGAAACGATATAACTGAAGGAAGATTTTCCCCGGTGTTCAAGAGCAGCCTTACCAACTCGGCGGCTCTCATGCTCACGGTTCCCGTGGAGCAAAAGGGGTTGAAGGGATACATGTTCGCCCAATTGAATCTTGCCTATTTCCGGGAAAATTTCATGAGCAAGATGAAATTCGGGGAAAGCGGAAGAGCATTTTTGATGGAAAGCAAAGGCTTGATAGTCAGCCATCAATCCCATTCCAACAAGCTGCAGATGGATTTCGTCATAGACATCGCAAAATCCGACCTGGGAACGAAATATGCCGGCCAGGAACGCGGAGTCTATGAACATGTCCTTGGCGCCGACATGGACAATTCCTCCGGCCAAGATTATATAACAGCAATATGCCAGGTTGAAGGAACGGACTTGGCGACAGGCCTGAGCGCCAAAGCCAGCGAGATTTACGCCGGCGCCAATGAGGTTAGCGTCTGGGTGGCTGGCATAGGCTTTCTGCTATTGCTGGCAATCGGCTTTTCCATCTTGATCCTGGTGCAGGTCTTCATCATCACGCCCATTAATACGGTCAGCAAAGGCTTGCAGGACGTGGCTCAGGGCGAAGGGGATTTGACGAGAAGGCTGGACGTCTCCAGTCAGGACGAAGTGGGGGATTTGGCATCCTGGTTTAACAAATTCATGGACAAGCAGCAATCCATGATCCGGGAAATCATGGAATCCGCCCATTCCCTGGCCACCCTGACGGCCCAGATTTCCACCACCGCCTCCCAGTTCGCCTCCAGCGCCACGGAGATGGGAAGCTCGGTCAGTGAAATCAGCACAACCGGGGAGGAAGTTAAGGAGACCATGCGGGTTTCCAGCGAAAAGGCGGAAAGCGTGGCTCAATCCGCCGAAGATACGGAAAAGGTCTCCCAAAGCGGGCTTTCGGCCACCGCCTACAACCTGGACGGCATGGTCCGGATCAAGGATGAAATGCAGTACATCGCCGAAAGCATTGTCAAGCTGAGCGAACAAACTCAGAACATCGCCGAAATCATCGATGCAGTGAACGAACTGGCCAACCAGTCCAATCTCTTGTCCGTCAACGCCTCCATCGAGGCGGCCAAGGCAGGCGAGTTCGGCAAGGGCTTCGCCGTGGTCGCGCAGGAAGTCAAATCATTGGCCGACCAATCCAAACAAGCCACAGAGCAGGTCCGAAACATTCTGCAGGAAATCCAGAACGCCACCAGCGCGGCCGTCATGGCCACGGAAAGGGGCTCTAAAGCCGTGGACGAGGGCAGCCACCTATCGTCCGAAGCCGAGGAAGCGATCCGCAAACTGTCGTTAAGCACTACGGAATCCTCCAAGTCGTCCCGCCTTATAGCGGCGTCGGCCCAACAGCAACTGGCTGGAATGGAGCAGTTGTCTCAAGCGTTGGAAAGCATCAAGCTGGCCAGTGAGCAAAACGTGGACAGCGCCAAGCAACTGGAGGAATCCACCATCGCCCTAAACAGCTTGGGGAGCATGCTCACCGAGATGGCTGGTAAATTCAAGGTGTAA
- a CDS encoding ABC transporter substrate-binding protein translates to MKKLGVYLAAVMTLALILAGSSPAADFTGKKILLVDSYHEGYEWSDGIIRGAKTALDGKGIEVKVFRMDTKRQSGEEYKKSVSLKAKALIDSFKPDVVIASDDNAAKYLVEPYLKNTATPVVFCGVNWDASVYGFPCKNVTGMVEVTPVPQLLEQLKPFAKGDRLGFIGPDTLTSTKEAENISKAFGLSLEKYFSKSAEDWKMGFAELQGKVDILLVDSDGGLYADQADELIAFVEANTKIPTGTSYDFMAPYALLDFAKVSEEQGLWAAEAALKILGGASPDSIAIAQNKEGKLILNARIAQNLGQEIPYTLIEAANQVIQ, encoded by the coding sequence ATGAAAAAATTGGGCGTATACCTTGCCGCGGTTATGACTTTGGCCCTTATTTTGGCGGGCTCATCCCCGGCTGCGGATTTTACCGGAAAAAAAATCCTTTTGGTGGACTCCTATCATGAAGGATATGAGTGGAGCGACGGTATTATCAGGGGGGCCAAAACCGCTCTGGATGGCAAAGGAATTGAGGTTAAAGTCTTTAGAATGGACACCAAACGACAATCGGGGGAGGAGTACAAAAAAAGCGTTTCATTGAAAGCCAAGGCTCTGATTGACTCCTTTAAGCCGGACGTGGTTATCGCGTCCGACGACAACGCCGCCAAATACCTGGTGGAGCCTTACTTGAAAAACACGGCGACTCCGGTGGTTTTCTGCGGCGTCAACTGGGATGCCTCGGTGTACGGCTTCCCGTGCAAAAACGTCACCGGCATGGTGGAAGTCACCCCGGTTCCCCAACTGCTGGAGCAGTTAAAGCCTTTCGCCAAGGGGGACAGGCTGGGTTTTATCGGGCCTGACACGCTCACATCCACCAAGGAGGCGGAAAACATTTCCAAAGCCTTTGGTTTGAGCCTGGAGAAATACTTTTCTAAAAGCGCCGAAGACTGGAAAATGGGATTTGCCGAACTGCAAGGCAAAGTGGATATTCTGCTCGTTGACTCCGACGGCGGACTGTACGCAGACCAGGCTGATGAGCTCATTGCCTTTGTGGAAGCCAACACCAAAATCCCCACGGGAACATCCTATGATTTCATGGCCCCTTACGCCCTTTTGGACTTCGCCAAGGTGTCTGAAGAACAAGGCCTGTGGGCGGCGGAAGCGGCTCTGAAAATCCTGGGGGGCGCCAGCCCGGATTCCATAGCCATTGCCCAAAACAAGGAGGGCAAGCTCATATTGAACGCCCGCATCGCTCAAAACCTGGGCCAGGAAATACCTTATACGCTCATTGAAGCCGCCAACCAGGTTATTCAATAA